In one window of Plasmodium cynomolgi strain B DNA, chromosome 13, whole genome shotgun sequence DNA:
- a CDS encoding hypothetical protein (putative) — protein MNYRGTDTKQHNKNKNKFPLFFYKNKYSSAKQSLGQGSGPVNPQGDNVCNTFQGNTTTNNPGSLNNNSNMYYKRRNNFSGAGMVPPNSASGADPKNSNSMMSYNDDVYHFEKQKLLNGGATGTAGGINAYHMDVAHGNSTSGSINQGSGNQGSANQGSGNQGSSNHGSGNQGSGNHGSGNQGSSNHGSGHPGSGHHGKFYNNSNNNSNNNSNNNSNNNSNKNTYNFHPKKEGRQNYESYLSCMHDGTNSNSHGEATHGNRNYRNYHYDSNRENYANIGGSKNVNRYYDVGDGTSCMNMSGQKKVNYFDATVGSGTGGGYQHGATHGTAHGTAHGTAHGTAHGTAHGTAHGVTHGVTHGTAHGATHGATHGATHGTAHGATHGATHGVHPSAHSGSRDGGGLDPYGTNDQLRREPPRGKNALQNTSVLGREKKEPMLIMINGERTNSSDNLHKVGLKMEKQENHAQGGDDYEGEEDEEEEEDEQEEEEEEEEEEEEEEEDADDAEEVNLPFRKNAHNVGTARGSSNHRDGYNNAKEMSFTKNDARKGVNTLSDGANLSNSGRTTNVNAPTGRVSNPQNGITNVETMNRPQVPTPSNHLTGVNNKNLNSISGSAYNIAYMFIYQYYYVLHTKKAMMHNFYAENAILLVSFNYQNGVDKKAPYEVDALGSGVGSGVGSGLGSTLDRGGGYLHSENHKNEQSDAEKFFNLNQINIEGSERSGNMLKMKNKQIIAEYYDKLGISECTVYINSIEVINLHDEIYLYIHGKIKKNKSTNLFYYFIQNIHLHKYTVCQYYVDVDFVHYYYLDVADQLVDASTEARRRREGKAITGNSHVLDVKGKEDDTKKKPKVSKLNNATLGGKIGIIPQVGEEAVACASGAVTPSSSHLKGDIYNKTTNGLKKGTVKNTDVKPVFTSTQRSITKESKAKISTVKGQLNEGNYYPPGHPKYGTITQQSVLTSSVINKSTDRKNHLAKYAQPHNRTPGERFHRDEGEEEDEQEEDIDYVDVGEENDMEEDDEEDVDMDMEDDEDEEDQQQHNLEAFEEELDEAYEEVEVETEADAEMAQLSRGSERGAKKGLYSKRDEAVFLKRAQGLGKPVKKGTGHHDPESIGTNATLKKSNKLKNEDEDMHTRNRNGNSVGNRSGEGGIQLQTTDEGSTRKQHIASSDGGKKEGTKEKVALTVGGTPVGMTTDKSSSGKEVEEKVGNAEKGDGKDHVTSKVAATTDAKKNKKNKSDGSNHVWKVDSEEKCPKLETILKEEKSLNENSKKKKEKEKSSKVDPNSWVFRVMKNNKGANSGESGTAAGGSQKVQEGAKHADGEKHAGGEKHAEGEKAIEEGETDVETQEEEVEEHEINANDKKIIIHNIHKSMDKKKINDCIIDRLKNYNDGHAVQIDIHQRSPKKLFPSSFNSVGYDKGKGPENYSYAIAELDCRQSQKLLLDLGLYCNGIKLSIENFKEKRKTPEAAKRSNRKFNGFGGGAPLDASKAKDDRYRNSFFRGSSATVTTVGVAQFRSKRNNIFVK, from the exons ATGAATTACAGAGGCACCGACACGAAGCAGCATAACAAGAATAAGAATAAGTTCCCCCTgttcttttataaaaataaatactccAGTGCGAAGCAGAGTCTTGGGCAAGGGAGTGGCCCTGTGAACCCCCAAG GCGACAACGTTTGCAACACCTTCCAGGGAAACACTACCACGAACAACCCAGGTAGTCTTAACAACAACTCAAACATGTACtacaaaagaagaaataattttagtGGAGCGGGCATGGTCCCTCCCAACAGTGCAAGCGGAGCAGATCCAAAGAACAGCAACAGCATGATGAGCTACAATGACGACGTATATCACTTCGAGAAACAGAAGTTACTTAACGGAGGGGCAACCGGGACGGCAGGAGGGATTAACGCGTATCATATGGATGTCGCGCACGGCAACAGCACCAGTGGCAGCATCAACCAGGGAAGCGGCAACCAGGGAAGCGCCAACCAGGGAAGCGGCAATCAGGGAAGTAGCAACCACGGAAGCGGCAACCAGGGAAGCGGTAACCACGGAAGCGGCAACCAGGGAAGTAGCAACCACGGAAGCGGCCACCCGGGGAGCGGCCACCACGGCAAATTCTACAATAACAGTAACAATAACAGTAACAATAACAGCAACAATAACAGCAACAATAACAGCAACAAGAACACGTACAATTTTCACCCCAAGAAGGAAGGCAGGCAGAACTACGAAAGCTACCTGAGCTGCATGCACGATGGAACGAACAGCAACAGCCACGGAGAAGCAACCCACGGAAATAGGAATTACAGGAATTACCACTACGATAGCAACAGGGAGAATTACGCCAACATAGGTGGATCTAAAAACGTGAATCGGTACTACGATGTAGGAGACGGCACGTCGTGCATGAACATGTCAGGGCAAAAGAAGGTAAACTATTTCGATGCCACTGTGGGTAGTGGCACGGGGGGCGGCTACCAGCATGGAGCGACACATGGAACGGCACATGGAACGGCACATGGAACGGCACATGGAACGGCACATGGAACGGCACATGGAACGGCACATGGAGTGACTCATGGAGTGACTCATGGAACGGCACATGGAGCGACACATGGAGCGACACATGGAGCGACACATGGAACGGCACATGGAGCGACTCATGGAGCGACACATGGAGTGCATCCCAGTGCGCACAGTGGCAGCCGGGACGGCGGGGGACTGGACCCCTACGGCACGAACGATCAGCTGAGGAGAGAACccccaaggggaaaaaacgcgCTGCAAAACACATCCGTCCTggggagagaaaagaaagaaccCATGCTGATTATGATTAACGGGGAGAGAACCAACAGCAGTGATAATCTGCACAAGGTGGGCttgaaaatggagaagcagGAGAATCATGCGCAGGGGGGTGATGACTACGAGGGagaggaggatgaggaggaggaggaggatgaacaggaggaggaagaagaagaagaagaagaagaagaagaggaagaagaagacgcgGATGACGCGGAGGAAGTAAATCTCCCGTTTCGTAAAAACGCACATAACGTTGGTACCGCCAGGGGAAGTAGTAACCACCGAGACGGATACAACAACGCAAAGGAGATGAGCTTTACTAAGAATGATGCACGAAAGGGGGTAAACACACTCAGTGATGGTGCCAATTTGAGCAACTCAGGAAGGACAACCAACGTTAATGCACCCACCGGGAGAGTAAGCAACCCACAAAACGGAATAACCAACGTAGAGACAATGAACAGACCACAAGTACCCACTCCCAGCAACCATCTTACCGGAGttaacaacaaaaatttgaactcCATCTCAGGAAGTGCATACAACATAGCCTATATGTTCATATACCAGTACTACTACGTCCTCCATACCAAGAAGGCTATGatgcataatttttacgcGGAGAATGCCATTTTGCTTGTGAGCTTTAATTATCAGAATGGAGTGGACAAGAAGGCCCCCTACGAGGTGGACGCGTTAGGCAGCGGAGTGGGAAGCGGAGTGGGAAGCGGGTTAGGCAGCACATTAGACCGAGGAGGGGGGTATCTCCACTCGGAGAACCACAAAAACGAGCAGAGTGACgcagaaaaatttttcaatctGAATCAAATCAACATAGAAGGTAGTGAGCGAAGTGGAAATAtgctaaaaatgaaaaacaaacaaataattgcagaatattatgataaattggGAATCAGCGAGTGCACAGTTTATATCAACTCCATCGAGGTGATCAATTTACACGATGAAATTTACCTGTACATacatgggaaaataaaaaaaaataaaagtacaaACTTATTCTATTACTTTATTCAGAACATACACTTGCATAAGTATACCGTATGTCAGTACTACGTAGACGTAGACTTCGTTCACTATTACTACCTTGACGTGGCGGATCAGCTGGTGGATGCTTCGACTGAAGctagaagaagaagggaggGGAAGGCAATCACAGGGAATAGTCATGTGCTCGATgtgaaaggaaaagaagatgaCACAAAGAAGAAGCCTAAAGTTAGCAAACTCAATAATGCTACCCTTGGGGGGAAGATAGGCATCATCCCCCAAGTTGGTGAAGAAGCTGTCGCTTGTGCATCCGGTGCTGTCACACCAAGTAGTAGCCATCTCAAAGGGGACATATACAATAAAACAACCAATGgattgaaaaaaggaactgtAAAGAACACAGATGTAAAACCCGTTTTCACATCTACTCAAAGGAGTATCACCAAAGAGagtaaagcaaaaatatccACCGTTAAAGGGCAACTGAACGAAGGAAACTACTACCCTCCTGGACATCCCAAGTATGGAACCATTACCCAACAGTCAGTGCTCACCTCCTCGGTGATAAATAAATCTACAGACAGAAAGAACCACCTAGCCAAGTACGCACAACCACATAATAGAACCCCCGGTGAGAGATTCCATCGTgacgagggggaggaagaagacgaacAGGAGGAAGATATCGACTACGTAGATGTgggtgaagaaaatgatatGGAGGAGGACGATGAGGAAGACGTAGATATGGACATGGAGGACGAcgaggatgaggaggatcAACAGCAGCACAACTTAGAAGCGTTCGAGGAGGAACTAGATGAAGCTTACGAAGAAGTAGAGGTGGAGACGGAAGCCGACGCGGAGATGGCTCAACTGAGTAGAGGAAGCGAACgaggagcaaaaaaaggtcTCTACTCGAAGAGGGACGAAGCGGTATTTCTCAAAAGAGCACAAGGTTTAGGCAAACCGGTAAAGAAGGGGACAGGACATCACGATCCTGAATCCATCGGAACCAACGccacgttaaaaaaaagcaacaaactGAAGAACGAAGATGAGGATATGCACACAAGGAACAGAAATGGAAATAGCGTTGGGAACAGATCAGGGGAGGGAGGAATCCAATTGCAGACAACAGATGAGGGATCGACCAGAAAGCAGCATATTGCCTCATCAGATGGTggtaaaaaggaaggaacCAAAGAAAAAGTCGCTCTCACGGTAGGAGGTACCCCTGTGGGGATGACCACCGACAAGAGCAGCAGCGGTAAGGAGGTGGAAGAAAAGGTGGGAAATGCGGAGAAGGGTGATGGGAAGGACCACGTTACTTCCAAAGTAGCTGCAACGACGGACGcgaagaagaacaagaaaaataaaagcgatGGAAGCAACCATGTATGGAAGGTAGACAGCGAGGAGAAGTGCCCCAAGTTGGAGACCATCcttaaggaagaaaaatcccTTAACGAGAActcgaagaaaaaaaaggaaaaggagaagagcAGCAAAGTCGATCCAAACAGCTGGGTCTTCCGAGTGATGAAGAATAACAAAGGGGCCAACTCAGGGGAAAGTGGAACTGCAGCGGGTGGCAGTCAGAAGGTGCAAGAGGGGGCGAAGCATGCCGATGGGGAGAAGCACGCAGGGGGAGAGAAGCACgcagagggggagaaagCCATCGAGGAAGGCGAAACCGACGTGGAGACacaagaggaagaagtagaagaacACGAGATCAACGCgaacgataaaaaaattataattcaCAATATACACAAAAGCAtggataagaaaaaaattaatgactGTATAATCGACCGACTCAAAAACTACAACGATGGGCATGCTGTGCAAATTGACATACATCAGAGGTCACCCAAAAAGCTGTTCCCCAGTTCGTTCAATTCTGTTGGTTACGACAAGGGGAAGGGTCCCGAAAACTACTCCTACGCCATCGCTGAGTTGGACTGCCGACAGAGCCAGAAGCTGCTATTAGACCTGGGCCTCTACTGCAACGGTATAAAATTGAGCATTGAGAATTTTaaagagaaaaggaagacgCCCGAGGCTGCCAAGAGGAGCAACAGAAAATTCAACGGTTTCGGAGGCGGCGCGCCCCTGGACGCGTCCAAGGCGAAGGATGACCGCTACAGGAACTCCTTCTTCCGAGGCTCCTCGGCCACGGTCACGACGGTGGGCGTGGCGCAGTTCAGGAGCAAGAGGAACAACATTTTTGTCAAGTGA
- a CDS encoding ribosomal protein L7a (putative) → MFHIAKDKKQTKKPSKKTPAPCPLSNKKTVKKDIKKERKKGIRSNPLIFEKKKKSNIIGVGVRAKRDLSKYVKWPRYIRIQRKKKILLERLKVPPAINQFNHTLSKSQTQDLVNFLKAYKPESKAEKKKRLLNKAKDALNKVASRDKKPMMIKYGINHITKLVERKKANLVVIANDVSPIELVLFLPTLCRLKDIPYCIVKDKATLGRLVHKKTATAICVQNVLKEDQEKLDYFAKMCRENFNDNVDIRRKWGGQKMSAKSMMLKKLKDEARKIEEAKKKEISAKL, encoded by the exons ATGTTCCACATT GCGAAAGATAAAAAGCAAACTAAGAAACCCTCGAAGAAAACACCAGCGCCCTGCCCGCtgagcaacaaaaaaactGTGAAGAAGGATAtaaagaaggaaaggaaaaagggaattcGAAGCAACCCACTCATtttcgagaaaaaaaagaagagtaaCATAATCGGTGTGGGTGTTCGTGCCAAGAGGGACCTATCCAAGTATGTCAAATGGCCCAGGTACATTCGTATccagaggaagaagaaaattcttTTGGAGAGGCTGAAGGTCCCCCCTGCCATTAACCAGTTTAACCACACGCTGTCGAAGAGCCAG ACGCAAGATTTGGTGAACTTCCTCAAGGCGTACAAACCAGAGTCGAAggcggaaaagaaaaagagactTCTGAACAAAGCCAAGGACGCATTGAACAAGGTAGCGTCCAGAGACAAAAAACCAATGATGATAAAGTACGGAATTAACCACATCACGAAGTTAGTGGAAAGAAAGAAGGCCAACCTTGTGGTGATTGCCAACGATGTCTCCCCAATCGAATTGGTACTCTTCCTTCCCACCTTATGTCGACTGAAGGATATTCCCTACTGCATTGTGAAGGACAAAGCCACATTGGGAAgacttgttcataaaaaaaccGCCACAGCCATTTGTGTACAGAATGTGTTAAAAGAGGACCAAGAAAAATTGGACtactttgcaaaaatgtgcagagAGAATTTCAACGACAATGTGGACATTAGGAGAAAATGGGGAGGCCAGAAAATGAGCGCCAAGTCCATGATGCTGAAGAAGCTCAAGGATGAGGCGAGGAAGATTGAGGAGGccaagaagaaggaaatctCCGCCAAGCTGTAA
- a CDS encoding 60S ribosomal protein family L5 (putative), whose protein sequence is MAYVKVVKNKAYFKRYQVKYRRRREGKTDYRARKALILQDKNKYNAQKLRFVVRKTNCQIICQIASAHIEGDKILAEAKSKELIRYGIPVGLKNYAAAYATGLLCARRFLKSLNLDSQFVGVEKLSDDMNENNEEKDDDEERKPIKAFLDVGITRTTTGNRVFAALKGACDGGLNIPHGTNRFPGSKNEFSPEQLRKNILGTHVAEYMKTLQEEDMDKYRAHFNDYIKNKIDANNIEQMYLSAHEKIRKNPEKAQKGKDKLKKFVAKHEKPKKLNAKLRKKRVKEKLAKYVEKLQ, encoded by the exons atggCATATGTCAAAGTTGTTAAGAACAAGGCCTACTTTAAAAGGTACCAGGTGAAGTACAGGAGGCGAAGAG aggGCAAAACGGATTACCGAGCGCGAAAGGCCCTGATCCTGCAAGATAAGAATAAGTACAACGCGCAGAAGCTCCGATTTGTTGTGAGAAAAACCAACTGCCAAATAATATGTCAGATCGCAAGTGCACACATTGAAGGGGATAAAATTTTGGCAGAGGCCAAGTCCAAGGAACTAATCCGTTATGGTATCCCTGTCGGGTTAAAGAACTACGCAGCTGCATACGCCACAGGGTTACTCTGTGCAAGGAGATTTTTGAAATCACTGAATTTAGATTCACAATTTGTTGGAGTGGAGAAGCTATCAGATGAcatgaatgaaaataatgaggagaaggacgatgatgaagaaaGAAAACCAATTAAAGCGTTCCTAGATGTTGGGATCACCAGGACAACAACGGGTAATCGAGTCTTTGCTGCTTTGAAGGGAGCATGTGATGGAGGTTTGAATATCCCACACGGTACTAACAGGTTCCCTGGTTCGAAGAATGAGTTTAGCCCTGAGCAattgaggaaaaatattttgggaACCCACGTTGCTGAATATATGAAGACGTTGCAAGAGGAGGACATGGATAAGTACCGAGCCCATTTTAACGATTatataaagaacaaaatagaTGCGAATAATATCGAGCAGATGTACTTGAGTGCTCACGAAAAGATAAGGAAAAATCCGGAGAAGGCACAGAAGGGAAAGGACAAGCTGAAGAAATTCGTGGCTAAACATGAGAAGCCCAAGAAGCTCAACGCCAAGCTGAGGAAGAAGCGCGTCAAGGAAAAG TTGGCCAAGTATGTGGAGAAGTTACAGTGA
- a CDS encoding hypothetical protein (putative) translates to MLGMHEEEHTVTEMNAHPQGSDTEIQQTGETTHIGRKNNLLSCVDNLLVKLMVINEWKGFSHFLLNTQNLHLDLDECIRFLKKHSKFVETALMYIRMKHFEEAIQMCATFLCVYNRWLRVGEVQQKDDPPESSLNVEQTDQEWNNFFMKQKFTKNVEKGTALYSLLKEMYNILIVLNDSIHMMDIKKSQIKKLFENAFPFLIRFNESAFFDFIISRNILLKPEEILNLFKKMEKDKLHIKGKQYMQKYITTFLKHEKMNKEVNTGLVEFYLNDVEMPEQVRQKKILRFLRSSYPLDVAHLARMVPRGHDSLVILIQQSLCICEKYCLYHSLLFKDAAKRMGKEDHDKLFASLYRNEKEVYRGLYEQMRKRAEEDEQQKESNNSHVQKKKQTCANRANHVRTRKKKLKDAFISGIMKNYHKEVYIGMEKGVLGKLDNQRRGGKNRNSQLGGENDEGMSNEKNEYSFMLSLMEQEREMLSEDDLSELYYDDGDATFVKDVEGGNPNFSGDSWSDVCLDKYNDPNIDEEKKEIYKNYVTYLLNKYSHHGDFENGYILDMIPKEWALAEVLHFVTLNVKKKTNRYMDLHHCHNLVKANYLSASYELIGSKEQRLLVKDKLICQVCKGPIAEKRFAYFSAQVVTHMQCLEKYEEEAHR, encoded by the exons ATGCTGGGAATGCACGAAGAGGAGCATACCGTTACAGAGATGAATGCACATCCGCAAGGAAGTGACACGGAGATACAACAAACCGGAGAAACGACCCACATTGGGAGAAAGAACAACCTACTCAGCTGCGTCGACAACTTACTAGTAAAACTGATGGTAATTAACGAATGGAAGGGATTCTCCCACTTTCTCCTGAATACCCAGAATTTGCACCTGGACTTGGATGAGTGTATCCGCTTTTTAAAGAAGCATTCCAAATTCGTGGAGACAGCGTTGATGTACATACGGATGAAGCATTTTGAAGAAGCCATCCAAATGTGCGCCACGTTTCTGTGTGTGTATAATAGGTGGCTCCGTGTGGGGGAAGTCCAACAAAAGGATGACCCCCCTGAAAGCAGCTTAAATGTGGAACAGACTGATCAGGAATGgaataatttcttcatgaaacaaaaatttacaaaaaatgtcgaaaaaggaacagcCTTATACTCATTGTTAAAAGAGATGTATAACATACTCATTGTCCTGAACGACAGCATACACATGatggatataaaaaaaagtcaaataaaaaaattatttgaaaatgcctttccttttctcatAAGATTTAACGAAAGCGCATTTTTTGATTTCATTATATCGAGGAATATTCTTTTAAAACCAGAAGAAATTCTGAACTTGTTCAAAAAGATggaaaaggacaaattaCACATTAAGGGAAAACagtatatgcaaaaatatatcactacttttttaaaacatgaGAAAATGAATAAAGAGGTAAATACTGGTTTGGTTGAGTTTTACCTGAACGATGTGGAAAtgcctgaacaagtcaggcaGAAAAAGATTTTGCGATTTTTGCGATCGAGTTATCCCTTGGATGTCGCCCACTTGGCTCGGATGGTGCCTCGCGGGCA CGACAGCCTAGTCATCCTAATCCAGCAGAGCCTGTGCATATGCGAGAAGTACTGCCTTTACCACAGCCTCCTGTTCAAGGATGCCGCCAAGAGGATGGGCAAAGAGGATCACGATAAGCTTTTTGCAAGTCTGTACCGGAATGAGAAGGAGGTCTACCGAGGCTTATATGAGCAGATGCGGAAGAGAGCAGAGGAGGACGAGCAGCAGAAGGAATCGAATAACAGTCACgtgcagaagaagaagcagaccTGCGCGAACAGAGCCAACCACGTAAGaacaaggaagaaaaaactcaAGGACGCATTCATTAGTGGGATAATGAAAAACTACCACAAGGAGGTCTACATCGGCATGGAAAAAGGAGTACTAGGTAAGCTGGATAACcaaaggagaggaggaaaaaacagGAACAGTCAGTTGGGTGGAGAGAATGATGAAGGGATGTCTAACGAAAAGAACGAATACAGTTTTATGTTAAGTCTGATGGAACAAGAAAGGGAAATGCTAAGTGAGGATGATCTAAGCGAGTTGTATTACGATGATGGGGACGCTACCTTTGTGAAGGATGTTGAAGGAGGCAATCCCAATTTTTCTGGAGACTCCTGGAGCGAT GTCTGCCTAGACAAATATAATGACCCCAATATcgatgaggagaaaaaagaaatctaCAAGAACTACGTCACGTATTTACTAAACAAATATAGCCATCACGGAGACTTTGAAAATGGATATATTCTTGATATGATTCCAAAAGAGTGGGCTCTGGCAGAggtccttcattttgtcacTCTAAACGTAAAGAAGAAGACTAACCGTTATATGGACCTACACCATTGCCACAACTTGGTCAAGGCTAACTACTTGAGTGCGTCGTATGAGCTCATTGGGAGTAAGGAGCAGCGACTGCTAGTCAAGGACAAGCT AATCTGTCAGGTGTGCAAAGGTCCAATCGCGGAGAAACGCTTCGCCTACTTTTCAGCCCAAGTTGTCACCCACATGCAGTGCTTGGAGAAGTACGAAGAGGAGGCCCACCGATGA
- a CDS encoding calcium-dependent protein kinase (putative): MGNAINKLIEHYSNVEKKKKSEYKFGKVLGCGSFGVVRECINKQTKEVYAVKIIKKKKKHKKNFNFEKMVKNEIKYLSVMSHENIIKFKDFFEDKHKFYIILEKCEGGELFYTVVKNKCLLESESIQIICCALEYLHSRNIIHRDIKAENFLFKNKNTKIIKLIDFGMAKKVSGKHQLDEWT, from the exons atgggaaatgcaATAAATAAACTGATTGAGCATTACAGCAATgtagagaagaagaagaaaagcgaGTACAAATTTGGGAAGGTGCTGGGCTGCGGGTCCTTCGG AGTCGTGCGAGAATGCATCAACAAACAAACGAAGGAAGTGTACGCCgtaaaaatcataaaaaagaagaaaaaacacaaaaaaaatttcaactttgagaaaatggtgaaaaatgaaataaagtaCCTCTCCGTAATGAGCCACGAAAATATAATCAAGTTCAAAGACTTCTTCGAGGACAAACACAAGTTCTACATCATTTTGGAGAAGTGTGAGGGGGGCGAGTTGTTTTACACAgtggtaaaaaataagtgccTACTGGAGAGTGAGTCCATTCAGATT ATCTGCTGCGCACTGGAATATTTGCACTCCAGGAACATAATTCACCGGGACATTAAG GCAGAGAATTtcctctttaaaaataaaaacacgaAAATCATCAAGTTGATAGACTTCGGAATGGCCAAGAAGGTGAGCGGCAAACACCAGCTGGACGAGTGGACGTGA